aacttttattaaatattattatataaaatcgtatcataaatttttttgtaaagtCGTCGTATATAAATTATGTGACCTTTTTTCCGACTAGTTTGGGCTACCGAGATTAATTAATCTTGATCGGCCAATCAAATTAAAAAAGGTCAATTGTAATGTACTGCATTAAAAGGAACTGTAGAGGATCCAGTAGTAGCTGTCCTTCAATCTCCTGCACCGTACATCTCTTTACCTTCGTTGCCCTCACGTCCTTTGGCACTCAAACAAACCAAAAAAATCCAAGAAACAAAACCAAAAGTATCAGAGTTGTCGAAAGATCCAATCTTGATGCAGTATTTTCCCGACCCTATTGGGGCGTTCATCATTCAACATCAAATCTTTGTTCTTTTCTGTGAAAAGATCTCATCTTTCGAAAGCCCATTAGCGAATTGACTTTGACATCTTTTGTGCCGGTTCATGGCGCTAAGGGTGGGCACGAAGCTGATGGAACGACGTTGCTTTGCTCTTTTCTTGGTATTCCTCTCGTGCTTTACAAGATTGCTCAGCGCGAGCCCTGGTGATGCTGATCCGATTTACCAGTAAGCTGTATAAAGATTGTGTTGATAAGCTTATTTTCTGTGTCTTAAATCTTGATTTTCGTTCGTGTTTTGATTGATTGCATATTCTTGGTTGGTGTTCAGAATTtatttgtagtatttgaatGTTTTGACTATTGAGTTTGGAGTAGAATCAGTGAACTAAGTATATAGTTTGTAAGTATAAGAGTTGCCGGAGCTTTGGAAAGTGGGGCTATTTTCTGGGTCAGCTTGAGCAGATTGCTGGTGAAATTGCGGTTGTCTCATTAAAGTGATAAATTTGGAGTCCTGGGAAGTGTAAATCTAATTATACTAGTTGGTGTGGCTGTTTCCTGCAAAGGTGTTCTTGGTGCGGTTTTAGGATTCATGGCATTTTTTAAGTAAGTCTGATAGTAGGTATAACAAATCCAAAAAAGTTGAAAAATATAGGtgatgaatatttattttattgtaatttaatatttataaagAACATTTTTGATTATTTGCGATGATTTCTCTTAACTCATTTAATTAGCTTAGCATCTCAAGacgctttaattaaataaagtGTGTATCTTGCCTTGTGACTAGGCTCTAGAAAACCTTTATGTCTTAGTGCATCTTGCAATTATAGTAACTGTAGGTAGATGGAGCTGCAGAGAATTTGAATTAGCTTCTCAAGTAATAAAGACTTGTTATACAAAGCAGTGTCCTACATTACAACGCCAGTTAAACTTTTGGTTGGATTTTCGGGTTATTGACTGACCACAAATCGTGCTTGACAAAAAAATGCTTATATAAAATGTACGTTTTTTAATAGATTGCCACTTGCTTAATTGTTTCGAGTAGTAATTTGGCTGGAAATTTAGATCCGGCATTTCATTTCCTGGAGACCCATTCAAATCTTCTTTGATGAATTTGTGATTAGTCATAACATAGACTTGTCTGCCATTTTCTGCTTTATCTTTTAACAATCTTTCATTCGTTATAAATTTACCCCTCCTAAAACTTTTGGTCATACATCATTGATGCATCTACCCTTTTTTCGGCTCTTTGTTGGGAACCACATATGAGAGCGAAGGATGGAGTATTTTCATTGCCTCTTTTCTTGAACAACAAATTCAGTCAAGAATACCTAAATACTATGCATATGTTTATTGGCTATTAACAATAGTCATTTATTTCCTTTAAAACACTGAACTCTGTTCAAGGCACAAACCATGCACCTAGGTGTGCCTTACGTGTTCTAAGTGCAGCTTAAATGTTGGAGTAGCGAGATAATGTGAAAAGAAAACGAGATTAAGGAGTGAATTCACATGGATTTGGTGATTTTCTATCTGAATAAATTATGACAGACTATAACAGACTCGCTAAGAAGTTTCAAAAAGAACTCTTCGTGTTCAACTTGTGCTTTATGATTGTGTTGTTTGGCTCAAGATATCAATGAATACAAAGAGAATatttaatcatatcaaaactgcTGCATGGGTATTTTATATTCAGTTCACACTTCACATGAGGCCAGTTCTTGCATTTCGATTGGTCACTTTTGGATTTCAGTCTTGAGCTTTTTGGCTCAAGTGCAAATGATTTAACACACATATGTTTAtaatactaaataaataatttagagcCTAAAACAGTCTACGCTTACTTTGCATTCGGAGTTAGGAATCTCAAGAGCTTGTGCATGCGGTGTGTGTTGGCATATGGACAACCGTTGTTCATTACATAGCTTCTTGAAGCAATGCCTTTTAATTCTTTAAACTGAATTGAACTTCCAGGGAATGTGTCGAGAAATGTGAGAAGACCGGATGCGCGGGGGAGAAATGCTTTCAACACTGTAATTTTTCCTCAGATGGAAACAGTATTGATGGCCCATGGTATCTGCAGGAGCCACTTTATGTACAGTGGAAGCAATGGGACTGCCTTGGTGACTGCCGTTACCACTGCATGCTCTCTAGAGAAGAAGAGAGACAGAAACTTGGATACCAGCCTTCTAAGTACCATGGGAAATGGCCATTTCGGCGTATTTATGGAATTCAGGTAAATTTATACCGTTTTTTAAGCTCCCGTTGCTCTCTATTTCTAGCTGATCTATTATCTATATATGATCAGGAACCAGTTTCTATGGCTCTCTCTGCTCTTAATCTTGCTGTTCAGTTCCATGGATGGGTGTCCTTTTTTATCCTTGTAAATTACAAACTAGCATTGAGGCCAAACAAGACCACTTATTATGAATATACAGGCTTGTGGCATATTTACGCCATTATTGCGATGAATGCCTGGTTTTGGAGTGCGGTTTTCCACGCTAGGTGAGCGGCATCTTTTCCTCCTTTTGTTTCTTGTGCTAATGTGAACTAAGGACGAGTTTTAAATTTAGAGGGATTTATATTTCTGAATGCATGATAAATTTGGTGAGGCAAGAATTATTTCCTATAACATATTACATTTGAACCGGTGTAGATTAGTTACACATATGAATGTTGATGCAAAATTTTGTTAAGAAGTTAGAAATCTAATTAAGTTCATGTGCCTGATTAACTTTATGTATTAAATTTTGCAAGAGATAATGAATTTTATAATGAACTGTAAAATTTGTTGGGAAAATAATGAATTGGACTAAATTATAGTTTTTGGTCGACATAATGTAAAAAATTAATCACATATATGCGAGGACGAGTTATAGTTTTACGGTTTTACCACCACAATGATGTTGGTGAAACGTTCACAAACAACTGCAAAAAGTTACGAATAATTTCTCTCCTGCTTGAAATTATGaattaaaaaacaaaagaaatacGGCTCGGTGAATGCTGTTAAACATGGTGAACGTTgaattaaaaaacaaaacaaatacgGCTCGGTGAATGCTGTTAAACATGTTGAATGTTGGTAAATATTTTCCAAGTGTTAAGAGACATTTTTTGGGATTTGTTTTGAGAACTTCACGCAGTGTAGTTCAGGCACGTGTTTATTAAGTGATTTAGGGGACATTGCAATTCAGTCGCTGTCTTGTTCTTGATACTTGCTAATTTGCACATTCATGTTTAAATAACATCAAACCATATGCAGAGATGTAGATTTGACAGAGAAGCTTGACTACTCGTCTGCGGTGGCATTACTTGGATACTCTCTTTTTCTAGCCATAATAAGAGCTTTCAGTGTGAGAGTCGAGGCTGCCAGAGTCATGGTTGCGGCTCCTGTTTTTGCTTTTGTGGCAACCCATATCTTATATGTAAACTTCTATCAGTTTGACTACGGTATGCCCACCACCACATATCATGCATTGTTGATACTACTTTTCAAGGCAACAGTGGGTCTATCCTTAATTGGAAGTCATCAAGAAGATGATGacacacatacatacatatgtTTGTGTGTGTGGGTCGCCATTTTCTCAATGGATGCAAAAGATGATAAATACACTAACTCATTCCACTAATTCCCTGGATTTGCTCTTGATTCCAAGttgttatttaatataaataatagttACACTTCCTTTGCAGGATTCAACATGATAGTCTGTGTGGCAATGGCCGTGCTTCAGCTCGTTGTGTGGGCTATCTGGGCCGGAACTACTAATCACCCCTCACGTTGGAAGATTTGGGGTGTCGTGTTTGGAGGTGCGCTAGCCGTGATGTTAGAGTTGTACGACTTCCCACCATACTCAGGACTTGTGGATGCTCATGCTATCTGGCATGCAACCATGATACCCCTTACTTATTTGTGGTGGAGTTTTGTTAGGGATGACAGTGAGTTCCGAACTTTGGTTCTCACCAAGAAGACAAAATAACTATCAACTCATTTTCAACACTTATCTTTGTCCATTTATTTAGgagttttttgaattttttttttttgctcgtGTCCATGAGATCGTTTCCTTGGAATGCTCGGCGATGCGGGTTTCTCTTGGTTTATGAGTAGATTGAACTTTAACTGTGGAACAAGAATGTTTGTGTTTAAGGATTTTCTATCAATTTAATGAAAGTTTATCTTCAGGTTCTATGAGAAGAGCAGAACGCTGAGAAAGTTATAATGAAACTTCATCCATTTCTTATTTTTTCGACGTCTCGATTTAAACTGCAACTAtgaaaatggtttatttattgCGAGTTAGTAATGCTGAATAAATATGTAATACGTCCATGCACATCCGACTGTGGAAAATTTTGACAAATTaatcttgttcatatttacaataaaaaataatattttttcatgagtgaatcaaatataatatatatctcacaaaattatCTCGTGAAATTGtttcacatgagtttttgtgtaTTTTTTATATCACATTTTATGTATTTCATtagttataaaaaaaaattcatgtactAAAATGGGCTTTTTCCCTTCTATTCATTTTTGTTTATTAATATAAACGCAATATTATAGAGGTTGAGGGATTATCTTTTTTGCTTTTATCATTTCCAAAATAATGACAAATTAGGGGATAtgtcaaattaatatttttacattttctttCTATATTTGATCGTTAAACATAACGTTAGACTTAATTTTATTGtagtgatgagagtcaaaaccaatAGGTCACAATAGCTATAATCAGACGTATCCCCTAATTTGTCATTATTTTGTGGGAAGTTTTCGTGAAGAGTTTTCACGTGAGAAGATTTTCTTGGAGTTTTTAGTGAGAGTTTTTCGTGGGAAGTGTTTTTGTGAATCTCTCAAAAACTAATGCttttgtgaatatgtcagccatttggttatttgtaccaacaaattcaattcgaatcaatcatttttctactaaatctcgaataaagtgatgtctaatgtcaatgtgttttgttcgagagtgttttACTGGATTTTTCTAAATATCAGTTGTACTAGAATTATCACAGTATCCGATTTCTCCCTAATGAAACTAACCCATGAAAAttgtgagaaatcatcaacacaaacaaaggaatacttcttacctccaaaACTTTCCACTTCCAcaggacccataagatccatgtgtaGCAATTCGAGGCAacgtgttgtcccaaagtgGGGCAACATGTGATGTGACACGCGAGTTTGCTTACCCTTTTGACAGTCTCCACAAACATATGGTGTACTAGATGATAGGTTAGGCATACCTCGTACAGCATCGTACTTACTCAAATTCTTCAGGGTTTTGAAACTAGCATGTCCAAGTTTTTGATGTCATAGGTCGAGTTCACTAACTtctgcatgtttgcatgaaagtcCTTCACCTATTTGGTAGTAAATGTACgaagaccttgtacctgtcataatgcacaagttagtttcatcaaaaacttcacaagtatgtttatcaaactttacatgcaaattatcatcacacaattggcttatgcttatcaaatttgaatttaatccttcgacatgaagcacattgtggagctttggCAGTCCTTCAGCACTCAAAGTAccctttccaacaatttttcctttagctccccctccataTGTCACTCTACCACATTTTTGCTCAACATAATCGGTGAGATATTCTCGTGATCCCGTCATGTGgcgtgagcttccactatcGAAGTACCAATGACCTGCAGTATTAGTTTTCAACGAATTATAGACAACTTTACAGTGAGTTTTTACCTTTGGGACCCAAATTTGTCTTACTGTAGGTCGATGGTGAGAGGTGTTGCGGAAAGTGTTGGACAACATTCGGGGCAACATCCTGCTCGACTTTCGATTCATGCAGTCATCCCTGAGTTTAAAATAGTAGGGCCCTGATATGACCAGGCTTAaagcagtaatgacatacatacCTGCGTTTTCGTTTCTTAGAAATTGGTGCAGCAGGTTGTCTTTTTGATGAAAAGCTTTTGATTGGTGAATTGGATTGTGGTTGTGGAGATGTATCAGCTTTTCCCTTCACAAAAAAGTAGACTTGGAAGATTCACCTATTTAAAA
This sequence is a window from Primulina tabacum isolate GXHZ01 chromosome 17, ASM2559414v2, whole genome shotgun sequence. Protein-coding genes within it:
- the LOC142531328 gene encoding uncharacterized protein LOC142531328, with protein sequence MALRVGTKLMERRCFALFLVFLSCFTRLLSASPGDADPIYQECVEKCEKTGCAGEKCFQHCNFSSDGNSIDGPWYLQEPLYVQWKQWDCLGDCRYHCMLSREEERQKLGYQPSKYHGKWPFRRIYGIQEPVSMALSALNLAVQFHGWVSFFILVNYKLALRPNKTTYYEYTGLWHIYAIIAMNAWFWSAVFHARDVDLTEKLDYSSAVALLGYSLFLAIIRAFSVRVEAARVMVAAPVFAFVATHILYVNFYQFDYGFNMIVCVAMAVLQLVVWAIWAGTTNHPSRWKIWGVVFGGALAVMLELYDFPPYSGLVDAHAIWHATMIPLTYLWWSFVRDDSEFRTLVLTKKTK